A window of the Mannheimia granulomatis genome harbors these coding sequences:
- the lolA gene encoding outer membrane lipoprotein chaperone LolA → MKPLFKKSVFGLALLGLASSAFANTQAVAELQRRLEQISQYSADFDQTVRSSKGKEIQKGQGKFHVKRPNLFRMDTKSPQENLIVSDGQNLWFYDPFVSQVTVNTVKDAVNNTPFVLLTSSDKSHWDQYDVTQNADTFVLKPKSKKSNLKQFDVRIDQSGMVKGFSTIERDGQSNLYVLRNITAGGVSSELFKFSVPKGAELDDQRGGKKTKK, encoded by the coding sequence ATGAAACCATTATTTAAAAAATCTGTCTTTGGTTTGGCTTTATTAGGGCTAGCTAGCTCTGCATTTGCAAATACTCAAGCGGTGGCGGAACTACAACGTCGTTTAGAGCAAATAAGCCAATACAGTGCCGATTTCGACCAAACTGTGCGTTCGAGTAAAGGCAAAGAAATTCAAAAAGGACAAGGCAAATTCCACGTAAAACGCCCGAATTTATTTAGAATGGACACCAAATCGCCACAGGAAAATTTGATTGTATCTGACGGTCAGAATTTATGGTTTTACGATCCTTTTGTTTCACAAGTAACGGTAAATACCGTAAAAGATGCGGTAAATAATACGCCTTTCGTATTGTTGACTAGTAGTGATAAAAGTCATTGGGATCAATATGATGTCACTCAAAATGCCGATACTTTTGTGCTAAAACCGAAATCGAAAAAGAGTAACTTAAAGCAATTTGATGTACGTATTGACCAAAGTGGCATGGTAAAAGGTTTTAGTACCATTGAGCGTGACGGACAAAGTAATTTATATGTATTACGTAATATTACCGCAGGTGGTGTATCAAGCGAGTTATTTAAATTCAGCGTACCGAAAGGGGCTGAATTAGATGACCAGCGTGGCGGTAAAAAAACGAAAAAATAA
- the trpR gene encoding trp operon repressor — translation MNTLYNQRDPKEWEQFLTLLKDAVTEDKLEPFFSLFLTPDERGSLGLRVQIVQALLQGETSQREIQQNLNTSAATITRGSNMLKTLDQDFLQWVNGKLNGKE, via the coding sequence ATGAATACCCTTTATAACCAACGAGATCCAAAAGAATGGGAACAGTTTTTAACGCTGTTAAAAGATGCGGTGACAGAAGATAAACTCGAGCCGTTTTTTTCTCTTTTTCTCACACCTGATGAACGCGGCTCTTTAGGGTTACGTGTACAAATTGTGCAGGCGTTGCTGCAAGGTGAAACTTCTCAGCGTGAGATTCAACAAAATTTGAATACCAGTGCGGCAACTATTACTCGTGGCTCGAATATGTTAAAAACCTTAGACCAAGATTTTCTTCAATGGGTGAACGGTAAACTCAATGGCAAAGAGTAA
- the mtgA gene encoding monofunctional biosynthetic peptidoglycan transglycosylase, producing MAKSKSRFLVKILKKFMLFFRPKRMISLKSWIWFAVSRIVTLFGGLFLILTLLFSVVPVPYSAYMVQKKVENLIQGKSYTIKKEWVSLDEIAWQMQMAVIASEDQKFESHFGLDLKAIETALRLNSKSKKVRGGSTISQQTVKNLFLWHGQSWLRKGIEAPLTVVLEHIWRKDRILEVYLNIAEFGNGIFGVEAAAQHFFKKSARNLTLQESALLAASLPNPLVFRVDKPGPGMRKRQAWIIRQVYALDGKHYLDKL from the coding sequence ATGGCAAAGAGTAAAAGCAGATTTCTAGTGAAAATTTTGAAGAAATTCATGCTTTTTTTCCGACCGAAACGGATGATTTCTCTCAAAAGTTGGATCTGGTTTGCAGTTAGCCGTATTGTGACGTTGTTTGGTGGATTATTTTTGATTTTAACGCTGCTTTTTTCGGTAGTTCCTGTGCCGTATTCTGCTTATATGGTGCAGAAAAAAGTAGAAAATTTAATCCAAGGTAAATCATACACTATCAAAAAAGAATGGGTAAGCTTAGATGAAATCGCTTGGCAAATGCAGATGGCAGTGATTGCTTCGGAAGACCAAAAATTTGAAAGTCATTTCGGTTTAGATTTAAAAGCAATAGAAACAGCATTGCGATTAAATTCTAAGTCTAAAAAAGTGCGTGGCGGCTCTACTATTTCCCAACAGACAGTGAAAAATCTGTTTTTGTGGCACGGACAAAGTTGGTTAAGAAAAGGGATTGAAGCTCCATTAACCGTTGTGTTAGAACATATTTGGCGTAAAGATCGCATTTTAGAGGTGTACCTTAATATTGCTGAATTTGGTAACGGGATTTTTGGCGTAGAGGCAGCTGCTCAGCATTTTTTTAAAAAGTCGGCAAGAAATCTGACTTTACAAGAATCTGCACTATTGGCAGCTTCTTTACCAAATCCATTGGTGTTTCGAGTGGATAAACCGGGACCAGGAATGCGAAAACGTCAAGCGTGGATTATTCGTCAAGTTTACGCACTTGATGGAAAACATTATTTAGATAAGTTGTAA
- a CDS encoding ATP-grasp domain-containing protein, giving the protein MKWLMLCREPSLYSCKQIKRVCEQKGIELDILDPNRMLLVLADGQFQLFYQEGESYDKNRPPLKLLGKYDGVLPRFGTSSTEMGCAVLRHFEAQGTVVLNSADAFSLARNKWQSLQVLMANQLPVPHTSFAGNLVSVGEQLAQYSFPIVAKVLNGSQGNGVMLFEKPANAESVLATFSQLNEPYLSQQFIAESKGHDFRAFVIGDKVVAAMQRVGAKDEFRANIHQGGTAKIAELTESEQYWVVKAAQAIGLEVAGVDFLRTQQGILILEVNASPGFEGIEQVNKVDVAEEMVSYFLTKM; this is encoded by the coding sequence ATGAAGTGGTTAATGCTGTGCCGAGAACCGAGCTTATATAGCTGCAAGCAGATCAAACGGGTATGTGAGCAAAAAGGGATCGAATTGGATATTTTAGATCCTAACAGAATGCTGTTGGTCTTGGCAGATGGGCAATTTCAGCTATTTTATCAAGAAGGCGAAAGTTACGATAAGAATCGCCCACCACTTAAATTATTAGGTAAATATGATGGTGTTTTACCTCGATTCGGCACCAGTAGTACCGAAATGGGGTGTGCCGTATTGCGCCATTTTGAGGCTCAGGGTACAGTTGTTTTAAATAGTGCAGATGCGTTTAGCTTGGCTCGTAATAAATGGCAAAGTTTGCAAGTTTTAATGGCAAATCAATTACCTGTTCCTCACACTTCCTTTGCTGGCAATTTAGTCTCTGTGGGTGAGCAGCTCGCTCAATATTCCTTCCCAATAGTAGCGAAGGTATTAAACGGCTCACAAGGAAATGGGGTGATGTTGTTTGAAAAGCCTGCTAATGCTGAAAGTGTTTTGGCCACTTTTTCTCAGCTAAATGAGCCTTATCTATCGCAACAGTTTATTGCAGAATCAAAAGGGCATGACTTTCGGGCTTTTGTAATTGGAGATAAGGTTGTTGCAGCAATGCAACGTGTAGGGGCTAAAGATGAATTCCGAGCTAATATTCATCAAGGCGGAACAGCAAAAATAGCTGAATTAACCGAGTCTGAGCAATACTGGGTTGTTAAAGCAGCACAAGCAATTGGACTTGAAGTAGCTGGAGTTGATTTTCTTCGAACGCAACAAGGGATCTTAATTTTAGAAGTGAATGCAAGCCCAGGGTTTGAAGGGATTGAGCAGGTTAATAAGGTGGATGTTGCTGAAGAAATGGTAAGCTACTTTCTGACAAAAATGTGA
- a CDS encoding malic enzyme-like NAD(P)-binding protein, with the protein MSDLKQQALDFHEFPVPGKISVTPTKSLQTQHDLALAYSPGVAEPCLEIEKDPAAAHRYTARGNLVAVISNGTAVLGLGNIGALASKPVMEGKGVLFKKFAGVDVFDIEINENDPEKLVDIIASLEPTFGGINLEDIKAPECFYIENKLRERMSIPVFHDDQHGTAIIVGAAAINALEIVEKNIADVRLVVNGAGASAIACTNLLHALGFRKENITMCDSKGVIYQGRGDNMDKTKQFYAIEDNGWRTLADAVAGADVFLGCSKGGALTQEMVRTMAKDPLILALANPTPEITPDEAKAVRADAIVCTGRSDYKNQVNNVLCFPFLFRGALDVGATAINEEMKMAAAHAIAELAKEPVPFEVLSTYGELSFGPEYVIPTPFDPRLIVNVSIGVAKAAIRTGVATRPINDWDAYAERLRKLVA; encoded by the coding sequence ATGAGTGATTTAAAACAACAAGCCCTTGATTTCCATGAATTTCCTGTTCCGGGAAAAATTTCTGTAACCCCAACCAAATCTCTACAAACCCAACATGATTTAGCTCTTGCTTATTCTCCAGGCGTTGCTGAGCCTTGCTTAGAAATTGAAAAAGATCCGGCTGCGGCACATCGCTATACTGCTCGGGGTAATTTAGTGGCAGTGATTTCCAATGGGACTGCAGTTTTAGGCTTAGGGAATATAGGCGCGTTAGCGAGTAAGCCTGTTATGGAAGGAAAAGGAGTGCTGTTTAAAAAATTTGCCGGGGTGGATGTATTTGATATTGAGATCAACGAAAACGATCCGGAGAAATTAGTGGATATTATCGCTTCCTTAGAGCCAACCTTTGGCGGTATTAATCTTGAAGATATTAAGGCTCCGGAATGTTTTTATATTGAGAATAAATTACGTGAGCGTATGAGCATTCCTGTTTTCCATGATGATCAGCACGGTACGGCAATTATTGTCGGTGCTGCGGCAATTAATGCGCTAGAGATTGTAGAAAAAAATATTGCAGATGTTCGTTTGGTAGTTAATGGAGCAGGGGCATCTGCGATAGCCTGCACTAACCTATTACATGCGTTAGGTTTTAGAAAAGAAAATATCACTATGTGCGACTCTAAAGGTGTTATCTATCAAGGACGAGGTGATAATATGGATAAAACCAAGCAATTTTATGCAATTGAAGATAATGGGTGGAGAACATTAGCTGATGCGGTTGCCGGTGCAGATGTATTTCTTGGTTGCTCTAAAGGTGGGGCATTAACTCAAGAAATGGTGAGAACAATGGCAAAAGACCCGTTAATTCTTGCTTTAGCTAATCCAACACCTGAAATCACCCCTGATGAAGCAAAAGCAGTCCGTGCCGATGCGATTGTATGTACCGGTCGCTCGGATTATAAAAATCAAGTAAATAATGTACTTTGCTTTCCGTTTTTATTCCGCGGGGCATTAGATGTTGGTGCAACAGCAATTAATGAAGAAATGAAAATGGCTGCAGCACATGCGATTGCAGAATTGGCAAAAGAACCGGTGCCGTTTGAAGTACTTTCTACCTATGGTGAGCTTTCTTTTGGACCGGAATATGTTATTCCAACCCCATTTGATCCTCGCTTAATTGTGAATGTATCTATTGGTGTTGCAAAAGCCGCAATTAGAACCGGAGTGGCCACCCGACCTATTAATGATTGGGATGCTTACGCCGAGCGTTTAAGAAAATTAGTGGCGTAA
- the rplY gene encoding 50S ribosomal protein L25, whose protein sequence is MSFKFEAEVRSAQGKGASRRLRHNGQVPAIIYGGNAEPVSIILDHDKVNNAQVHDAFYSEVLTIVVAGKEEQVKVQAIQRHPTKPKLVHLDFKRA, encoded by the coding sequence ATGTCATTCAAATTTGAAGCTGAAGTTCGTTCTGCGCAAGGTAAGGGTGCGAGCCGCCGCCTGCGTCACAATGGTCAAGTTCCTGCAATCATCTACGGTGGTAATGCAGAGCCTGTATCAATCATTTTAGATCACGATAAAGTGAACAATGCACAAGTACACGATGCGTTTTATAGCGAAGTGTTAACTATCGTTGTTGCGGGTAAAGAAGAGCAAGTTAAAGTTCAAGCGATTCAACGCCACCCAACCAAACCAAAATTAGTTCACTTGGATTTCAAACGCGCGTAA
- a CDS encoding single-stranded DNA-binding protein, whose amino-acid sequence MAGINKVIIVGNLGNDPEMRTMPNGEAVANISVATSESWTDKNTGERREITEWHRIVFYRRQAEVCGQYLRKGSQVYVEGRLRTRKWQDQNGQDRYTTEIQGDVLQMLGGRNQGSEMGNQPGSWGSSAPAGNSYSQGNSNYGYSQTSNSTPQQSKPASQAEPVMNNFDDDIPF is encoded by the coding sequence ATGGCTGGTATCAATAAAGTAATTATTGTCGGAAACCTAGGTAACGACCCTGAAATGCGTACAATGCCAAACGGCGAAGCAGTTGCAAACATTAGCGTTGCAACATCTGAGAGTTGGACAGATAAAAATACCGGTGAACGCCGTGAGATAACAGAATGGCATCGAATCGTATTTTACCGCCGTCAAGCTGAGGTTTGTGGTCAATATTTACGTAAAGGCTCACAGGTTTATGTCGAAGGTCGCCTACGCACTCGTAAATGGCAAGATCAAAATGGGCAAGACAGATATACTACTGAAATTCAAGGTGATGTTTTACAAATGCTAGGTGGTCGTAACCAAGGTAGTGAAATGGGTAACCAACCGGGCAGTTGGGGCAGCTCAGCACCGGCAGGCAACAGCTATAGTCAAGGTAATAGTAATTATGGTTATAGTCAAACCTCAAACTCAACACCACAGCAATCAAAACCAGCATCTCAAGCTGAACCTGTGATGAATAATTTTGATGATGATATTCCATTCTAA
- the uvrA gene encoding excinuclease ABC subunit UvrA, which translates to MQYIDIRGARTHNLKNINLTLPRDKFIVITGLSGSGKSSLAFDTLYAEGQRRYVESLSAYARQFLSLMEKPDVDHIEGLSPAISIEQKSTSHNPRSTVGTVTEIHDYLRLLFARVGEPRCPEHDVPLAAQTISQMVDRVLEEPEGKRLMLLAPVVKDRKGEHVKLLENLTASGYLRARIDGEICDLSDPPALELQKKHTIEVVVDRFKVRPDLATRLAESFETALELSGSTAIIADMDDPTAEEIVFSSSFACPHCGYSLHELEPRLFSFNNPAGACPTCDGLGVEQFFDEKKVIQNYDVSLASGAIKGWDRRSFYYFGLLKAVAEHYGFDLETPFGQLPKKYQQIILNGSKEEIEFVYVNDRGDKVKRKHLFEGVLNNMARRYKETESNSVREELAKYINTRPCVECEGSRLRREARYVFLDKTNLPMVSEKSIGEALTFFEEIKLSGQKEKIAEKILKEIRERLQFLVNVGLNYLSLSRSAETLSGGEAQRIRLASQIGAGLVGVMYVLDEPSIGLHQRDNERLLNTLVHLRNLGNTVIVVEHDEDAIRAADHIVDIGPGAGVHGGQVIAQGTAAEIMQIDDSITGQFLSGKQKIEIPAQRVPYDGSKLLTLTGASGNNLKKVKLEIPVGLFTCITGVSGSGKSTLINDTLFPLAQNALNRAENSDVAPYESIDGLSHFDKVIDIDQSPIGRTPRSNPATYTGLFTPIRELFAGTQEARARGYNVGRFSFNVRGGRCEACQGDGVIKVEMHFLPDVYVPCDHCKGKRYNRETLEIRYKGKTIHQVLDMTVEEAREFFAPVPMIARKLQTLMDVGLSYIRLGQSSTTLSGGEAQRVKLATELSKRDTGKTLYILDEPTTGLHFADIKQLLSVLHRLRDQGNTIVVIEHNLDVIKTADWIVDLGPEGGSGGGEIIATGTPEQVAKDKRSHTARFLKEILAKG; encoded by the coding sequence ATGCAATATATCGATATTCGCGGAGCAAGAACGCATAATTTAAAAAATATTAATTTAACTTTACCTAGAGATAAATTTATCGTCATTACCGGGCTGTCCGGCTCGGGAAAATCCTCTTTAGCTTTTGATACGCTCTATGCAGAAGGACAACGCCGTTACGTTGAATCACTTTCAGCCTATGCCCGCCAATTTCTTTCGCTAATGGAAAAACCGGATGTTGATCATATCGAGGGGCTTTCTCCGGCAATTTCCATTGAGCAAAAATCCACTTCACATAACCCTCGTTCTACGGTAGGAACAGTTACGGAAATTCATGACTATTTGCGTTTATTGTTTGCTCGAGTGGGGGAGCCTCGTTGCCCTGAACATGATGTACCACTTGCAGCGCAAACTATTTCTCAAATGGTTGATAGAGTATTGGAGGAGCCTGAAGGCAAGCGTTTAATGTTACTTGCCCCTGTGGTGAAAGATCGTAAAGGTGAACACGTAAAATTATTGGAAAATTTGACCGCTAGTGGTTATTTAAGAGCAAGGATTGATGGTGAAATTTGTGATCTTTCAGATCCACCTGCATTAGAACTACAGAAAAAACATACTATTGAAGTTGTGGTTGATCGCTTTAAAGTAAGACCAGATTTGGCAACTCGTTTAGCCGAATCTTTTGAAACAGCGTTAGAACTGTCCGGTTCTACAGCGATTATTGCGGATATGGATGATCCAACAGCAGAAGAAATTGTGTTTTCTTCCAGCTTTGCTTGCCCGCATTGTGGCTATTCGTTGCATGAATTAGAGCCTCGCTTGTTTTCCTTTAATAACCCGGCAGGGGCTTGCCCGACTTGTGATGGTTTGGGCGTTGAGCAATTTTTTGATGAGAAAAAAGTGATTCAGAATTACGATGTTTCGTTAGCTTCTGGCGCTATTAAAGGCTGGGATCGCCGTAGTTTCTATTATTTCGGGTTATTGAAGGCAGTTGCCGAGCATTATGGTTTTGATTTAGAAACACCATTTGGTCAGTTACCGAAAAAATATCAACAAATTATTTTAAATGGTAGCAAAGAAGAAATTGAGTTCGTTTATGTGAACGATCGAGGTGATAAAGTCAAACGCAAGCACCTTTTTGAGGGGGTGTTGAATAATATGGCTCGTCGCTATAAAGAAACAGAATCAAACTCCGTGCGAGAAGAGTTGGCAAAATATATTAACACTCGCCCTTGTGTGGAGTGTGAAGGTTCCCGACTTCGCCGTGAGGCTCGCTATGTATTTTTAGATAAAACCAATTTGCCGATGGTATCTGAAAAAAGTATTGGTGAGGCATTAACTTTCTTTGAAGAGATTAAGCTTTCAGGGCAAAAAGAGAAAATTGCCGAGAAGATCTTAAAAGAAATTCGCGAGCGTTTGCAGTTTTTAGTTAATGTTGGTTTGAATTATCTCTCGCTTTCCCGTTCGGCAGAAACTCTATCAGGAGGGGAGGCTCAACGAATCCGTCTTGCCAGCCAAATTGGTGCCGGCTTGGTAGGCGTAATGTATGTGTTGGATGAACCTTCTATCGGATTACACCAGCGAGATAACGAACGCCTACTTAATACTTTAGTGCATTTACGCAATTTAGGTAACACCGTGATTGTGGTTGAACACGATGAAGATGCGATTCGAGCCGCTGATCATATTGTGGATATTGGTCCGGGGGCCGGTGTTCATGGTGGGCAAGTTATTGCTCAAGGCACAGCAGCCGAGATTATGCAAATTGATGACTCTATTACAGGGCAGTTTTTATCCGGCAAGCAGAAAATTGAGATCCCCGCTCAAAGAGTACCTTATGACGGTTCGAAATTACTGACTTTAACAGGTGCAAGCGGCAATAACTTGAAAAAGGTGAAGCTTGAAATTCCGGTGGGTTTATTCACTTGTATTACCGGCGTGTCGGGTTCGGGTAAATCGACTTTAATCAATGATACTTTGTTCCCGCTTGCCCAAAATGCGTTGAACCGTGCGGAAAACAGCGATGTTGCCCCTTATGAATCCATTGATGGCTTATCGCATTTCGATAAAGTAATTGATATCGACCAAAGTCCGATTGGGCGAACACCACGTTCTAATCCGGCAACTTACACAGGTTTGTTCACCCCAATTCGTGAACTTTTTGCTGGCACGCAAGAGGCACGAGCCAGAGGCTACAACGTTGGGCGGTTTAGCTTTAACGTAAGAGGAGGACGATGCGAAGCTTGTCAAGGCGATGGTGTAATTAAGGTAGAGATGCACTTTTTACCGGATGTTTATGTGCCGTGCGACCATTGTAAAGGTAAGCGTTATAACCGTGAAACTTTGGAAATTCGCTATAAAGGTAAAACAATTCATCAAGTACTGGATATGACAGTAGAAGAGGCAAGAGAGTTTTTTGCTCCTGTTCCAATGATTGCTCGTAAACTACAAACTTTGATGGATGTGGGCTTGTCTTATATCCGTTTAGGGCAATCTTCTACCACACTGTCAGGCGGTGAAGCACAACGGGTGAAATTAGCGACCGAGCTTTCTAAACGAGATACAGGTAAAACACTCTATATTCTTGATGAGCCAACAACAGGCTTACATTTTGCGGATATTAAGCAATTATTATCGGTATTACATCGCTTGCGTGATCAAGGAAATACTATTGTGGTGATCGAACATAATTTAGATGTGATTAAAACCGCAGACTGGATTGTCGATCTTGGCCCGGAAGGCGGTAGCGGCGGTGGTGAAATTATCGCAACCGGCACACCGGAACAGGTGGCTAAAGACAAGCGTTCTCACACTGCAAGATTCTTGAAAGAAATATTGGCGAAGGGCTAA
- the dauA gene encoding C4-dicarboxylic acid transporter DauA, protein MLNKWFLTKNTFLAVKPFSALKDAFQAGYTQKHLVRDIIAGLTVGVIAIPLSMALAIASGVPPQHGLYTAIVAGFVIALTGGSRFNISGPTAAFVVILYPVTQQFGLSGLLMATLLSGIILVLMALLRLGRLIEYIPLPVTLGFTCGIGIVISTLQIKDFLGLTVSEMPEHYIGKINTLVTALPTINWADTLVGIVTFFILTHWHKLRLPIPGHLPAVIIGTLLSLLLISFGYHVATIGTAFQYVLPDGTIGYGIPSVLPEFTLPWNIPNPQGEKVNWNLTTLQALLPAAFSMAMLGAIESLLCAVVCDNMTNTKHHSNNELLAQGLGNIASPFLGGITATAAIARSAANVRSGAVSPISSMVHALLVLFALLFFAKALSYLPLSSMAALLLVVAWNMADIPQIIQLIRRSGKNEIAVLITCITLTVLFDMVIAITVGVLLASLLFIRTIAEMTKTIEMAAPQDLADALVYRISGPLFFAAADNLFADLHEKTIHTDQEIKHIVLQCDAVTVLDAGGIHALTRFVQHMLPHQKLYMSNVQFQPMRMLVRSQKIVPEIQQIQFSSDLESVFEKIRQAELQQN, encoded by the coding sequence ATGCTAAACAAATGGTTTCTAACAAAAAATACCTTTCTAGCCGTCAAACCTTTTAGTGCATTAAAAGATGCTTTTCAGGCAGGCTATACTCAAAAACATTTAGTAAGAGATATTATTGCCGGCTTAACCGTTGGCGTTATTGCTATTCCTCTTTCTATGGCATTGGCAATTGCTAGCGGCGTGCCACCACAACATGGCTTATACACGGCAATTGTGGCAGGTTTTGTAATAGCCTTAACGGGTGGTTCAAGGTTTAATATTTCAGGTCCAACAGCTGCATTTGTGGTTATTTTATACCCTGTTACACAACAATTCGGTTTAAGCGGACTTTTAATGGCAACGTTGCTGTCGGGCATTATCTTAGTGTTAATGGCATTACTACGTTTAGGACGTTTAATTGAGTATATTCCTCTCCCGGTTACCTTAGGCTTTACCTGTGGAATAGGTATTGTGATTTCGACCCTTCAAATTAAAGATTTTCTAGGTTTAACCGTTAGTGAGATGCCCGAACACTATATCGGGAAGATCAATACGCTTGTGACCGCCTTACCTACGATAAACTGGGCAGATACCTTAGTCGGTATCGTGACTTTTTTCATATTGACTCACTGGCATAAATTAAGATTACCGATTCCGGGGCATTTACCTGCGGTAATTATCGGCACGCTTTTATCGCTATTACTTATTTCGTTTGGGTATCATGTCGCAACCATTGGCACAGCTTTCCAATATGTTCTGCCGGATGGCACGATTGGATATGGTATTCCAAGTGTACTACCGGAATTTACACTGCCTTGGAATATTCCTAATCCACAAGGGGAAAAAGTTAATTGGAATCTCACAACCCTTCAAGCATTATTACCTGCAGCTTTTTCAATGGCTATGCTTGGTGCGATTGAATCACTATTATGTGCGGTAGTTTGCGACAACATGACCAATACAAAACACCATTCCAACAATGAATTACTCGCACAAGGGCTAGGCAATATTGCCTCACCATTTTTAGGCGGTATTACTGCAACAGCAGCTATTGCACGTTCAGCAGCTAATGTAAGATCAGGTGCAGTTTCGCCAATATCCAGCATGGTTCATGCGTTACTGGTTTTATTTGCATTATTGTTCTTTGCTAAAGCACTCTCTTACTTACCGCTTTCATCAATGGCAGCCTTATTACTGGTTGTTGCGTGGAATATGGCGGATATTCCTCAAATTATTCAGCTCATTCGCCGTTCAGGAAAAAATGAAATTGCGGTGTTAATCACTTGTATTACGTTGACTGTATTATTTGATATGGTTATTGCAATTACAGTTGGCGTGTTGCTGGCAAGCCTATTATTCATCCGTACCATTGCAGAAATGACAAAAACGATTGAAATGGCAGCACCGCAAGATTTGGCAGATGCTTTAGTTTATCGAATCAGTGGCCCTCTCTTTTTTGCCGCTGCTGATAATTTATTTGCTGATTTACACGAAAAAACCATTCATACCGACCAAGAAATCAAACATATCGTTTTACAATGCGATGCGGTTACGGTACTTGATGCAGGAGGCATTCATGCTCTCACTCGCTTTGTGCAGCATATGTTACCGCACCAGAAGCTTTATATGAGCAATGTACAATTTCAGCCGATGCGAATGTTAGTGCGTTCGCAAAAAATCGTACCGGAAATTCAGCAAATTCAATTCAGTAGTGATTTGGAATCTGTTTTTGAAAAGATTAGGCAGGCGGAATTGCAACAAAATTAA
- a CDS encoding ABC transporter permease: MDSIIHFLSSFLTNITWIGALELGLIYALVALGVLISYKILDFPDLTADGSFPLGGAVCVISILNQVDPWLATLYGTLAGAVAGVITASLHIGFKIEKLLASILMMIALYSINLRIMGMPNIAILGETTIYDVMLIENDLQLALVRLVMALLVVVIVKCLFDLFFATETGLAIRATGTNSRMAKAQGIAVNKMTILGMAISNALIALGGALYVQSNGGVDISIGVGTIVIGLAAVIIGEAIFSVKRIIWLTFAVIIGSVLYRCFIALALNNETLNGVGFGPQDLNLITALLVVIVLALPRIKQTFVSKRR, from the coding sequence ATGGACAGTATTATTCATTTTCTTAGTTCGTTTTTAACGAATATCACCTGGATTGGTGCCTTAGAGCTAGGCTTAATTTATGCCCTTGTTGCTTTAGGTGTGCTGATTTCCTATAAAATTCTCGATTTTCCCGATTTAACCGCAGACGGCAGTTTCCCTTTAGGTGGTGCGGTGTGTGTGATCAGTATTTTAAATCAAGTTGATCCTTGGCTTGCCACGCTATACGGTACCTTAGCCGGCGCGGTGGCAGGAGTGATTACCGCGAGTTTGCATATCGGCTTTAAAATTGAAAAATTGCTTGCCAGTATTTTGATGATGATAGCACTTTATTCCATAAACTTACGCATTATGGGAATGCCGAATATCGCAATTCTTGGTGAAACTACGATTTATGATGTGATGCTGATTGAAAATGATCTGCAACTGGCATTAGTACGATTAGTAATGGCATTGTTGGTTGTAGTAATTGTGAAATGCTTGTTCGATCTGTTTTTTGCAACGGAAACCGGCTTAGCAATTAGGGCCACCGGCACAAACAGCCGAATGGCTAAAGCACAAGGCATTGCTGTGAATAAAATGACTATTCTGGGTATGGCAATTTCTAATGCTTTAATTGCATTAGGCGGTGCTTTATATGTGCAAAGTAATGGCGGAGTGGATATTTCTATCGGTGTGGGAACTATTGTTATCGGGCTTGCGGCAGTGATTATCGGTGAAGCAATATTCTCGGTAAAACGCATTATTTGGCTCACATTTGCCGTGATTATCGGCTCAGTGTTATACCGCTGCTTTATTGCGCTTGCCTTGAACAACGAAACTTTAAACGGCGTCGGTTTTGGACCTCAAGATTTAAATTTAATTACTGCTTTACTTGTAGTAATTGTGCTAGCTTTGCCAAGAATCAAGCAAACATTTGTGAGCAAAAGGAGGTAA